One region of Rana temporaria chromosome 9, aRanTem1.1, whole genome shotgun sequence genomic DNA includes:
- the LOC120914247 gene encoding serine-threonine kinase receptor-associated protein-like: protein MAMRQTPLTCSGHTRPVVDLAFSGVTPYGFFLISACKDGKPMLRQGDTGDWIGTFLGHKGAVWGATLNKDATKAATAAADFTAKVWDAVTGDELFTLAHKHIVKSVNFTEDSVHLLTAGQDKLLRIYDLNKPEADPEQIGGHTSAIKKALWYNNERQIISAADDKTVRLWDRASMTEIKTLNFNLSVSSMEYIPDVDTLLITYGRTIALYNTSSLELIKSFEAPASIHSASLHPERDCIVAGRDDFKLYKYDYSSGEELESYKGHFGPVHCVRFSPDGELYASGSEDGTLRLWQTAVGKTYGLWKCVLPEELVSENSDSIYNTSAEIKA, encoded by the coding sequence ATGGCAATGCGGCAAACTCCGCTGACCTGCTCCGGTCACACCCGGCCTGTGGTGGACCTGGCTTTCTCCGGGGTCACACCGTACGGGTTCTTCCTTATCAGCGCATGCAAGGATGGGAAGCCCATGCTACGTCAGGGTGACACTGGAGATTGGATTGGAACATTTCTGGGCCACAAGGGGGCAGTCTGGGGGGCCACACTGAACAAAGATGCTACGAAAGCTGCTACAGCTGCTGCAGATTTTACCGCGAAAGTCTGGGATGCAGTCACAGGGGACGAGTTGTTCACTTTGGCTCACAAGCACATTGTAAAGAGTGTCAACTTCACCGAGGACAGCGTTCATCTTCTGACAGCAGGACAAGACAAGCTTTTGCGCATTTATGACCTCAACAAGCCGGAAGCTGATCCTGAGCAAATTGGGGGTCACACATCGGCTATTAAGAAGGCTTTGTGGTATAACAATGAAAGGCAGATCATCTCTGCAGCTGATGATAAAACTGTGAGGTTGTGGGACCGAGCCAGCATGACGGAGATAAAAACGCTTAACTTTAATTTATCGGTCAGCAGTATGGAGTACATTCCAGATGTGGATACGCTGCTAATCACATATGGCAGAACTATAGCGCTGTACAATACATCCAGTCTTGAGCTGATCAAGTCGTTTGAAGCTCCGGCCTCCATCCATTCTGCATCGCTCCATCCAGAGAGAGATTGTATTGTGGCAGGAAGAGATGACTTCAAGCTGTACAAGTACGACTACAGCAGTGGAGAGGAGCTGGAATCCTACAAAGGTCACTTCGGTCCAGTCCATTGTGTGCGCTTCAGCCCAGACGGGGAACTGTACGCCAGCGGATCAGAAGACGGTACATTACGCCTCTGGCAGACAGCAGTGGGAAAAACGTATGGATTGTGGAAATGTGTTCTGCCAGAGGAGCTGGTCTCTGAGAATTCAGACTCAATCTACAACACATCTGCTGAAATTAAAGCCTGA